From Amphiprion ocellaris isolate individual 3 ecotype Okinawa chromosome 10, ASM2253959v1, whole genome shotgun sequence, one genomic window encodes:
- the gpbp1l1 gene encoding vasculin-like protein 1: MAQHDFVPAWLNFSTPQPAKSPAANLDKQGEPHHRDGTTAVSRRRHNSSDGFFNNGSLRAPAGDGWQQPSLLLRHDSVDSGVAKGGHGGLAGGSCWKETPSWHGAPRGAQDSHHHQGRHPKRGGGDRDRQGGHRQRNGNFHPRKGTSYQDKFPNEERKDSKDDKLKFVEEDFPSLNPETTGKPGTQMRAVAPHAGVWENPPSGKQMVSKMLVIKKVSKEDPSTAFSAGFATAGALPTNGSKTPITGSSVYKNLVPKPAVAPTKSTQWKSGGREITKSGLHMPGRDSVFTSPISAAKPSTPVSAPQHNTPKEHPSSTTPPIDIAPSRLKLMRRGPDRKSEFLRALKDEGTGELTTSSSPGTSGEGESSTPEPKAYSEEVCHENGLSYSLSDSDTEHLSSSLEAEHRLLKAMGWQEYPENDDNFLPLTEDELREFQTKTEQLKRNGMQRNGVLPRTRGVTLHFTPWRSVAEAHVEEGSESETSSSSQTSDDDDCIKS, translated from the exons tCCCCTGCTGCCAACCTTGACAAACAAGGTGAGCCCCACCACAGAGACGGCACAACTGCTGTGAGCCGCCGCCGCCACAACTCCTCCGATGGTTTCTTCAACAACGGCTCCCTGCGTGCTCCAGCAG GTGATGGATGGCAACAGCCCTCTCTGCTTCTGAGGCATGACTCGGTCGACTCGGGGGTGGCCAAAGGAGGGCATGGTGGGCTGGCCGGGGGCTCCTGTTGGAAGGAAACACCCAGCTGGCACGGAGCTCCGCGGGGTGCCCAagacagccaccaccaccagggACGCCACCCCAAACGGGGAGGAGGCGACAGGGACAGGCAGGGGGGGCACCGGCAGCGCAATGGTAACTTCCATCCCCGCAAGGGCACCTCGTACCAGGACAAGTTTCCTAACGAGGAACGCAAAGACAGCAAGGACGACAAGCTGAAGTTTGTGGAGGAGGACTTT cCGTCCCTCAATCCTGAAACAACTGGAAAGCCTGGGACTCAGATGCGAGCAGTTGCTCCCCATGCTGGAGTGTGGG AAAATCCCCCTAGTGGCAAACAAATGGTGTCCAAGATGCTGGTTATCAAGAAAGTTTCCAAGGAGGACCCCAGCACTGCCTTCTCTGCGGGGTTTGCCACTGCTGGCGCCCTGCCCACCAACGGCAGCAAAACTCCCATCACAGGCTCCAGCGTCTACAAGAACTTGGTCCCAAAGCCGGCTGTGGCCCCCACCAAA AGCACCCAGTGGAAATCCGGTGGTAGAGAGATCACAAAGTCGGGCCTTCACATGCCAGGCCGAGATTCAGTCTTCACCAGCCCCATCTCTGCAGCCAAACCCAGCACCCCAGTCAGTGCACCACAGCACAACACCCCGAAAGAG CACCCTTCCAGCACGACTCCTCCCATAGATATCGCTCCGTCAAGGCTGAAGCTGATGCGCCGTGGTCCGGATCGTAAGAGTGAGTTCCTGCGAGCTCTGAAGGACGAGGGCACTGGAGAGCTGACAACGAGCAGCAGCCCGGGAACATCAGGAGAG GGTGAAAGCAGCACCCCAGAGCCCAAAGCCTACAGCGAGGAAGTCTGCCATGAGAATGGTCTGTCCTACTCCCTCAGTGACTCAGACACCGAACACCTGTCCAGCTCCCTGGAGGCAGAGCACAG GTTGCTGAAGGCCATGGGCTGGCAGGAGTACCCAGAAAATGATGACAACTTCCTGCCTCTGACCGAGGACGAGCTGAGAGAGTTCCAGACTAAAACTGAACAG CTGAAGAGGAACGGCATGCAAAGAAACGGGGTTCTGCCGAGGACGCGGGGTGTGACCCTCCACTTCACCCCCTGGAGGAGTGTGGCGGAGGCGCATGTCGAGGAGGGCTCCGAGTCCGAAACCAGTAGCAGCAGCCAGACCTCTGATGACGACGACTGCATCAAATCCTAA